A region of the Caballeronia sp. TF1N1 genome:
CTCGGGCCTCGAATTGCTGCAAACGGTGCGTGACCGCTTGCCGGGCTTGCCAGTCATCATCATGACGGCGTTCTCGGATCTGGATAGCGCGGTGGCCGCATTCCAGGGCGGCGCGTTCGAATATCTCGCGAAGCCTTTCGATGTCGACAAGGCCGTCGAGCTGATCCGCCGCGCCGTCGACGAGTCCATGCGCGGCGAGTCCGCCTTCGACGAGCGCGTGACGGAAACGCCCGAGATGCTCGGCCAGGCGCCAGCCATGCAGGACATGTTTCGCGCCATCGGCCGCTTGTCGCATTCGGCGGCGACCGTGCTCATCACGGGCGAATCAGGCACCGGAAAGGAGCTTGTCGCGCGCGCCTTGCACCGACATAGCCCGCGCGCGAACGGACCGTTCATCGCGCTGAATACGGCGGCGATTCCGAAGGATCTGTTGGAATCCGAACTATTCGGTCACGAGCGCGGCGCGTTCACCGGCGCGCAGGCCATGCGGCAAGGGCGTTTCGAGCAAGCGGAAAACGGCACGCTGTTTCTCGATGAAATCGGCGACATGCCGTTCGACTTGCAGACCCGCTTGCTGCGCGTGCTCTCCGACGGGCAGTTCTATCGCGTGGGCGGACACAATCCGCTCAAGGCGAACGTGCGCGTGATCGCGGCGACGCATCAGAATCTCGAATCGCGCGTGCGGCAGGGTTTGTTTCGCGAGGACTTGTATCACCGGCTCAACGTGATTCGCCTGCGCTTGCCCGCGTTGCGTGAACGCAGCGAAGACATTCCCTTGCTCACGCGGCATTTTCTGCAGAAGAGCGCGCGTGATTTGGGCGTCGAGCCCAAGCGTGTCTCGGATGAAGCGATTGCTTATCTGGCGTCGCTGCCGTTTCCGGGCAACGTGCGCCAGTTGGAGAACTTGTGCAACTGGCTGACGGTGATGGCGCCCGCGCAAGTCATCGAGCAGAAGGACTTGCCACCCGACCTCACGCCGCGACAGGAATATGCGTCGGCGGAGAGCATTGCGGTGTTGCCCGATGGCGCGATGACGGCGGGGCCCGCGGTCACCAACGGCGTCGCGGCGCCGTTGGCCGGAACGCCGGCTGGCGTCTGGGAGAATGGCTTGCGCACGGAAGTCGCGCGCCTTTTGCGTGAGAATTCGGCCGATGTCATGGACGAACTCGCGCGCCGTTTCGAGGCCGCCGTGATTCGCGAAGCACTCGACTTCACGCGCGGCCGGAAAGTAGAAGCGGCCGAGCGTCTGGGCATTGGCCGCAATACCATCACGCGCAAGATTCAGGAATTGCATTTGGACGCGTGATTTGGAACAAATGGGGTCAGCCGAGCGTCGCGATCACCGGCGCGTGGTCGGATGGCTGGTCCCATTTGCGCGGCGCTTTATCGACTTCGCATGAAGTGCATAGCGCCGAGAGTTCCGCCGACAGCAAGATATGGTCGATACGCAGACCCATGTTCCGGCGGAACGCCATCATTCGATAATCCCACCACGTGTAGAGCTTTTCGGGCTGCTCGAACTTGCGGAAGGCATCGGTCAGGCCGAGTTCGACGAGTTGCACGAAGTGCGCGCGCTCCTCGGGCGATACGAGATTCTGTCCTTCCCACGCTTTCGGGTCGTGCACGTCGCGGTCGTCTGGCGCGATGTTGTAGTCGCCGAGTAACGCGAGCTTCGGATGATGCGCCATCTCACCGCGCAGCCATTCACGCAGCGCGTCGAGCCAGCGCATCTTGTAGGCGAACTTCTCGGTGCCGGGCGCCTGGCCGTTCGGAAAATACGCCGACACAATGCGCACGCCTTCCACCGTCGCCGCGATCACGCGCTGCTGCAAATCCTCGAAACCGGGGATATTGCGAATGACGTTCACCTCGTCCACTTCCATGCCGTCGCGCACCAGAATGCCGACGCCGTTATAGGTCTTCTGTCCCGCGAACCAGCTTTTGAAACCGACGGCCGCGAGTTCGGCGCGCGGAAACTTTTCGTCGGGGAGCTTGAGTTCCTGAAGACACAGGACGTCGACGTTGGAGGAAGCCAGCCAGTCGATGACGTGCTGCTGGCGGACTTTGAGCGAGTTGACGTTCCAGGTGGCGATTTTCATGGGGACGACGATTATCTTTGGTTCTGGTGAGGTCGAGTGCGCCGGACTTCGTGCGCAAGGCAATTCAAGTGCGAATAGCCATCCCGAATGATACCGCCATGTCATGGCGGATCGGCTTCGGCAACCTGGCGCGTGCTTCGCAAAGCTGCGGTCGAAGCGCCTCTTTACACCATTTTTACACCGCCCCCTCCAACCTTATCCAACCCTTTACGCGTCCTCCCCTAATCTCCACCCTATCCGAAAACCGATAGGGGAGAACGTCTCAATGGACCTGCTTTACCTCGCCGGCATAGCCCTGTTCTGGGCCCTGTGCGTGGCCCTCACGCGTGGCTGCGCGCTACTGCGCAACCGCGTTCAGGGAGGCCGCGCATGAACGCCTGGATGATGTG
Encoded here:
- the ntrC gene encoding nitrogen regulation protein NR(I) — encoded protein: MKPIWIVDDDQSIRWVLEKALARENFTTRSFSGVRDALAALEHDSPQVLVSDIRMPGGSGLELLQTVRDRLPGLPVIIMTAFSDLDSAVAAFQGGAFEYLAKPFDVDKAVELIRRAVDESMRGESAFDERVTETPEMLGQAPAMQDMFRAIGRLSHSAATVLITGESGTGKELVARALHRHSPRANGPFIALNTAAIPKDLLESELFGHERGAFTGAQAMRQGRFEQAENGTLFLDEIGDMPFDLQTRLLRVLSDGQFYRVGGHNPLKANVRVIAATHQNLESRVRQGLFREDLYHRLNVIRLRLPALRERSEDIPLLTRHFLQKSARDLGVEPKRVSDEAIAYLASLPFPGNVRQLENLCNWLTVMAPAQVIEQKDLPPDLTPRQEYASAESIAVLPDGAMTAGPAVTNGVAAPLAGTPAGVWENGLRTEVARLLRENSADVMDELARRFEAAVIREALDFTRGRKVEAAERLGIGRNTITRKIQELHLDA
- the xth gene encoding exodeoxyribonuclease III, producing the protein MKIATWNVNSLKVRQQHVIDWLASSNVDVLCLQELKLPDEKFPRAELAAVGFKSWFAGQKTYNGVGILVRDGMEVDEVNVIRNIPGFEDLQQRVIAATVEGVRIVSAYFPNGQAPGTEKFAYKMRWLDALREWLRGEMAHHPKLALLGDYNIAPDDRDVHDPKAWEGQNLVSPEERAHFVQLVELGLTDAFRKFEQPEKLYTWWDYRMMAFRRNMGLRIDHILLSAELSALCTSCEVDKAPRKWDQPSDHAPVIATLG